From Vitis vinifera cultivar Pinot Noir 40024 chromosome 3, ASM3070453v1, the proteins below share one genomic window:
- the LOC100257225 gene encoding protein VACUOLELESS GAMETOPHYTES, giving the protein MRIEVSHPIHPQHKLKPEYTEIPFNCDGCKEAGIGLKHRCQQCEFDLHKSCAVAPPTITHPFYKKCEFQFLHQPPGAALRICDACGKDVLGFVYHCKRCGFDLHPCCANLPQVLNDGERNLYLCLKLSNSCYCCGGKGPGWSYRSKCKTYNLHVSCVKKLLLENWQAMHLKVDSNKVRELQTRIPSLGGTLKDHHGGGRGGGKASKCSQIATGAISAVVSAILGDPTAIIAAAVGALLFK; this is encoded by the coding sequence ATGAGGATAGAGGTTTCTCACCCAATCCACCCCCAACACAAGCTAAAGCCTGAATACACAGAGATCCCTTTCAACTGTGATGGATGCAAAGAAGCAGGTATTGGCCTCAAACACAGATGCCAGCAATGTGAGTTTGACTTACACAAGTCATGTGCAGTGGCTCCTCCCACCATTACTCATCCCTTCTACAAGAAATGTGAGTTCCAATTCTTACACCAACCCCCCGGGGCAGCTTTGAGAATATGTGATGCATGTGGGAAGGATGTTCTAGGGTTTGTTTACCACTGCAAGAGATGTGGCTTTGATCTGCATCCTTGCTGTGCAAATCTTCCACAAGTCCTAAATGATGGGGAAAGAAACCTTTATCTGTGTCTCAAGCTTTCAAATTCATGCTACTGCTGTGGGGGCAAAGGGCCAGGTTGGTCTTATAGGTCCAAGTGCAAGACCTATAATCTTCATGTATCATGTGTGAAGAAGCTGCTTCTGGAGAATTGGCAGGCCATGCATCTGAAAGTGGACAGTAACAAAGTTAGGGAGTTGCAGACTAGGATCCCCAGCCTTGGAGGAACATTGAAAGATCATCATGGAGGTGGAAGGGGAGGAGGGAAGGCAAGCAAGTGTTCTCAGATAGCCACTGGTGCCATTAGTGCTGTTGTCTCTGCCATCCTGGGAGATCCCACTGCTATAATAGCTGCAGCTGTTGGGGCTTTGCTATTCAAGTAG